Proteins encoded by one window of Teretinema zuelzerae:
- a CDS encoding MAC/perforin domain-containing protein: MRKRTVLGLFAGLAAIVLLTVSCDQLIGKEEDDDTGSGNIVTERTSAVIGFGYDVTGKYANSQQIKSAVLDHDALLRAGQIKRDLNILYSEFSTISGTEIHSYQEHLATDIIVGVSVGVPSAASFSAEVGNRFDKTQYESSSYAFATSTSRINKDAYYVVDKKSPASLKNYISSGFAADLVALNADLLIDKYGTHVMLGGIWGARLDYSITAKKKTGQTGKSIGNYVKVSAEATIKGVQLGVTNSTAVKTSFAEEFETSSLDHKTIAYGGDAEYAQAVHDSFDYSKWIDSIDANPVWFDYYNESLQPIYEFITDETKKAEVKAAFDAYLDGKKIQVTSDAPVLKEMTLTPLNQAHFGFTSLISNGNDGDIGSGNGKNTYYELVIALSSNSKKIIADCKLSVWELNGTFNTRYEGTEKFEFTTDKTIADIVGTKVYTLSGHYIKQVRKETIELTGNNACPFLTRLVIGLDSPSLDDKSSIGLEADFKIPYGYWE, from the coding sequence ATGAGGAAAAGAACTGTATTGGGTCTGTTTGCCGGTCTTGCGGCAATTGTGTTGCTGACTGTGTCATGCGATCAGTTAATTGGGAAGGAGGAGGACGACGATACCGGCTCTGGAAACATTGTTACTGAGCGGACTTCCGCCGTTATCGGCTTCGGCTACGACGTTACGGGAAAGTATGCCAACTCGCAGCAGATAAAAAGCGCGGTTCTTGATCATGACGCGCTCCTTAGGGCCGGTCAAATAAAGAGAGATTTGAATATATTGTATTCTGAATTCAGTACTATTTCCGGAACAGAAATTCATTCTTATCAGGAACATCTTGCAACTGACATCATCGTAGGCGTTTCTGTGGGTGTTCCCTCAGCGGCATCCTTTTCGGCAGAAGTCGGCAATCGGTTCGATAAAACACAATATGAAAGCTCTTCCTACGCTTTCGCCACCAGCACGTCGCGTATAAATAAAGATGCTTATTATGTTGTCGACAAAAAATCGCCAGCTTCCCTGAAAAACTATATTTCGTCAGGATTCGCAGCGGATCTGGTGGCTTTGAACGCCGATCTATTGATCGATAAATACGGAACACATGTTATGCTCGGCGGGATTTGGGGCGCACGGCTTGATTACAGCATCACCGCAAAGAAGAAAACCGGACAAACGGGAAAGTCTATCGGGAACTATGTGAAGGTTTCTGCAGAAGCCACCATTAAAGGCGTCCAATTAGGGGTAACAAATTCTACAGCCGTTAAAACCTCTTTTGCTGAAGAATTTGAAACCTCTTCGCTTGATCACAAGACCATTGCGTACGGCGGCGACGCAGAATATGCACAAGCCGTCCATGATAGTTTCGATTATTCAAAATGGATCGACTCCATCGACGCTAATCCCGTATGGTTCGACTATTATAATGAGAGCCTCCAGCCGATATACGAGTTCATAACAGATGAAACAAAGAAGGCAGAAGTAAAGGCCGCCTTCGACGCGTATCTCGACGGGAAAAAAATCCAGGTTACGAGCGATGCGCCGGTTTTGAAAGAAATGACGCTGACTCCGCTAAACCAAGCGCATTTTGGATTTACCAGTTTGATTTCGAACGGGAACGACGGCGATATCGGCAGTGGCAATGGAAAAAACACCTATTATGAGCTCGTCATCGCCCTTTCATCGAACAGCAAGAAAATTATCGCGGATTGCAAGCTCTCGGTGTGGGAATTAAACGGAACTTTCAATACGCGATACGAAGGAACAGAAAAGTTTGAGTTCACTACCGATAAAACCATCGCAGATATCGTTGGAACTAAAGTGTACACATTGAGCGGACATTACATCAAGCAGGTGCGTAAAGAGACTATTGAACTCACTGGTAATAATGCCTGTCCGTTCCTTACTCGGCTTGTGATAGGGCTGGATTCGCCTAGTCTGGATGATAAGTCTTCGATCGGACTCGAAGCCGATTTCAAGATCCCCTACGGATACTGGGAGTAA
- a CDS encoding YwbE family protein, with protein sequence MDGTSRSAIRAGLRVAIVLKEDQRTGNRTEGVVQDILTNSPNHPHGIKVRLESGLVGRVQEILG encoded by the coding sequence ATGGATGGTACATCGAGAAGCGCGATTCGCGCCGGGTTGCGCGTCGCTATCGTGTTGAAGGAAGACCAGCGGACGGGAAATCGGACCGAGGGCGTGGTTCAAGATATCCTGACGAACTCGCCGAATCATCCGCACGGCATCAAGGTGCGTCTGGAATCCGGCCTTGTCGGCAGGGTTCAGGAGATACTGGGCTAG